Sequence from the Gemmatimonadaceae bacterium genome:
CCTCCGGGACGGGGGTCCCTCGACTTCGGCGCTGCGCGCCTCCGCTCGGGATGACCATACCGCGCTGCGCGTTTCCGCGATAGCGTGCGCTAGTTCTTCTTCGCCCCGCTGAACTTGTACACCACGCCACCCCGCATCACGAACACGACGCGACGAACCGCGGCGATGTCCGCGACGGGATCTCCATCCACCGCGATAATATCGGCATCGTAGCCTTCGCGAAGACTGCCCAGGCGATCGCCCATGCCGATTGCATCCGCGGCGAGGGAGTTCGCCGAGACGAGCGCCGCCATGGGCTGCTGGCCGCAATGCTCTACGCGCCCGATGAATTCTTCCGCGTTGCGGCCGTGCGCGCCCGCGGTGGCGTCGGTCGAGAACACCACCTTCGCGCCTGATTTGACGGCCGTCGAGCAGATCGCGAAATCGAGTGGGAGATCGCGCTGCATGATGTCCAAACCCTCCTGCGTCATACCGCTCGCCCGATAACGCGGCGCATTCGCCAGGTAATTCTGCACGACGAGTCCAACCTGCGGCCCCATGAACGCGCCGGCGTGCACGATCGCGTCGATGTCCGCCTGCGTGCCGTACGTCACGTGCTCGATCTGCCGGCAGCCCGCGCGCGCCGCCGCGCCCGCCTGCGAGCGATACGCATGCACCATCGTGCGCAGCCCGAGGGACGCCGCTTCGCTGCATAAGACACGCAGTTGTTCTTCGGTGAACGTCGGCCCCGCGCCGACGCGCTGGCTCTTCGAGGCGAAGATCTTGATGAGATCCGCGCCTTGTTCCGTTCGCCGGCGCACGAGCGCTCGCAGTGAGTCGGCGGAAAGCGATGAATCACCCTGAATGGGCGCGAGCGACGTGAGCACGCGCGGGCCGGGGAAGCCGCGATCGCGAATCATGTCGCGAATCGGCCCCTCGGAAAACGCGCCGACGGATTGCACGGTGGTGAACCCAGCCATGAGCGACATCCACGCGTTGTTGGCGATGCCCAG
This genomic interval carries:
- a CDS encoding amidohydrolase family protein, translating into MRLVLALALALPLSLAAASLGAQTVILTDHALDGRGGVVRNATITVDRGKITSTTAAPARGATIIDLRGYTVLPGWIDTHVHLDSHFDRNGNVAGRGESPAEAALGIANNAWMSLMAGFTTVQSVGAFSEGPIRDMIRDRGFPGPRVLTSLAPIQGDSSLSADSLRALVRRRTEQGADLIKIFASKSQRVGAGPTFTEEQLRVLCSEAASLGLRTMVHAYRSQAGAAARAGCRQIEHVTYGTQADIDAIVHAGAFMGPQVGLVVQNYLANAPRYRASGMTQEGLDIMQRDLPLDFAICSTAVKSGAKVVFSTDATAGAHGRNAEEFIGRVEHCGQQPMAALVSANSLAADAIGMGDRLGSLREGYDADIIAVDGDPVADIAAVRRVVFVMRGGVVYKFSGAKKN